GAACTCGTCCTCGTCCGCGGAGAGGTGACCGAGGCGCGGCATGTTGATCGTCACGACGCCGATCGATCCGGTGAGCGGGTTCGCGCCGAAGAGGCCGCCGCCGCGCTTCTCCAGCGTCCGGAGGTCGAGCCGGAGCCGGCAGCACATCGAGCGGGCGTCGTCGGGCGACATGTCTGAGTTGACGAAATTCGCGAAGTAGGGGATCCCGTACTTCGCCGTGACGTCCCAGAGCCGTTCGAGACCGGGGGCGTCCCAGTCGAAATCGGGAGCGATGTTGTAGGTGGGGATGGGGAAGGTGAAGACGCGGCCCTTCGCGTCGCCCTCCGAGAGGACCTCGAGGAAGGCCCGGTTCAGCATCGTCATCTCTTCCCGGAAGTCGCCGTAGACCTCCTCGCGATACTCGCCGCCGACGATGACGTGCTGGCCGGCGAGCGTCGAGGGGGGCTGGAGGTCGAGGGTGAGGTTCGTGAAGGGCGTCTGGAACCCGACGCGCGTGGGCACGTTGACGTTGAAGACGAATTCCTGCAGGCACTGCTTGACCCGCTCGTAGTCGAGACCGTCGAACCGGATGAAGGGGGCGAGGAGTGTGTCGAAGTTGCTGAAGGCCTGCGCTCCGGCGGCCTCCCCCTGGAGGGTGTAGAAGAAGTTGACGATCTGGCCGAGGGCCGTGCGGAAATGCTTCGCCGGCTTGCTCTCCGCCTTGCCGCGGGCTCCCTGGAACCCGCTCAGCAGAAGGTCCTGCAGGTCCCAGCCAACGCAGTAGACCGAGAGGAGGCCGAGGTCGTGGATGTGCAGGGCGCCGTCGAGGTGCGCCTCGCGGACCTCCGGCGTGTATATCTTGTTCAGCCAGTAGACCTTGCTGATCTCGCTCGAGATGTAGTTGTTGAGCCCCTGGAGAGAGTAGGCCATGTTGCTGTTCTCGCGGACCTTCCAGTCGAGCTTCTCAAGGTAGGAGTCGATGAGGTCGAGGTCGGCCTTCTGCACCATCTCGCGTATGCGCGCGTGCTGGTCGCGGTAGAGGATGTACGCCTTCGCCGTCTTCTTGAAGGGAGAGGCGAGGAGGACCTCCTCGACCATGTCCTGGATCTGCTCGACCATCGGGACGTCGCCCTCGATGATCGCCTGGGTGAGGGTGAGCACGCGGATCGACAGCCGCCGGGCCGTCTCCTCGTCGAATTCCCCGGTCGCCCTGCCGGCCTTGATGATCGCCGAGGTGATCTTCGATGCGTCGAAGGGAACGAGGCGGCCGTCGCGCTTCCTGATCGTGTCGAAGCCGACGGTCCCCCCCGCCGCGGCGTCCTGTCGTTCGCCGGGGGTGAGAACGTCCATGCCATGTCCTCTCTGTTGTCGGTGGCGACGGCGATAGGGCGGACGGGATGCCCCGTCGATCGAAGGCGGTTTTGTCGAGGCCGCGTCCGCGCCGGAACGGGCCGGGCGGCGACGCGTCGGCCGGCGGCAAAACAACCCTCGGGAACCCGGGCGATAACCGTCGTGTCGGGGCCTCTCCAACCCCGGATCTCCCGTCTCGCGTTTCGATGTCCAGGGATGTTCCCCGGGAGCAAGACCCAATATATTGGGGGTCACTTTTTCATGTCAACACTAAATGTGGTGACCCCCGCGACGGTCCCGGCAGTGCGTCGCGGGCGGCACGCCACGTGTAACGAATTTTGTACATGGATGTTACGGAGCCGTGACCGCCGGCGCGCGCACGCCCCGACGGTTTCCGTCCGCCGTGGCGCCCGCCGGGGAACGACAAGCGCGAAAAGAGGTTGCGCGGCGCCGGGAAACGGGTGCGCTCGGCGAGATTTTTTTTGACACCGGGGGCGGTCGCCTCGCCGCCGGCGCCGTCGATGCGGCCGCGCGTCGTCGGTCGATTCCGATCCCCGGACAGGCCGGCTCGTACGCAAAACGCAGGAAAATCCGAAAAACCGCATTTCAATTGACATCGCTTTTTTCGCCCGGTATCCTTACACGGATGCCGTTTACCGCGATTCGAACCGGGAGGCGGGAGAGCGTTTTCCGCCCGCGACTCGAGGTTTTGACGAACAGGAGGGTCCCGTTGAAAGGCCGTGTTCTCATCATCGACGACGAGGCCGAGATCAGGCGAAACCTTACCGTCGGTCTCACCCAGGAAGGCTACACCGCCGTCGCCTGTCCCGACGGGATCTCCGCGATCCACGAGCTCAACGCCGCCCGGGAGAAGGGGATCAACTACGATTATCTCGTCACCGACATCTTCATGCCCGACATCGACGGGCTGAAGATACTCAAGGTGATCAAGATCCAGTACCCCGAGGTGCCCGTTCTCGTCATCACGGGATTCGGCGACGAATCCCTCAAGCTGACCGCCCTCTCCGAGCACAACACCGGCTACCTCGACAAGCCCTTCGAGATCCCCGATCTCGTCGAGGCCCTCGAGGCCCTCTCTCCCGGCTCGACCGACGCGTCCGTCGAGGCGGCGAAGGAGGAGCCGGCGATCCGCGAATCGGTCAGCGCCTATCTCACGATCCGCATCACCGATCCCGGCCGGAGCATGGAGATCTACCAGCAGCTCTACGACATGCCCGGCGTCCAGTCCTGCGAGGCCGTCCGGGGCGACTTCGACATCATCGTTCTCGCGCAGGGCAACTCCCGGAACGAGATCGACGACCTGTTCGACCGGATCGGCGCCATGAAGGGCGTCGAGGTCGTCTCGGTCTCGCGGGTGGAGCGTCCCAAGCTCGACCGCGACGTCGACGAGTTCATCGACATCTACTCCCAGGCCGTCAAGCAGGGAGAGAAGACGACGCCGGCGAAACAGCCCGGGACGACGAGCTACATCATCGTCGACGTCGACCCGGCCCAGATACAGCAGATCTTCACGACCGTCTTCTTCATCGACGAGGTCGTTTTCTGCGACGTCATCGAGGACGGCGCCAAGCTCGTCGGGATGATCACCGGCCAGGGGGCCGTCGGCAAGACGCCGCGCATCATCGAGAAGCTCAGCCAGATCGACGGCGTGCTCCGCGTCCGCGAGGCCAAGGTCATCAAGATGTACGACTGATCGCCGCGTCCTCCGGGACGCGGCCGGGACGGACACATCGGAATCAATGACGAAGACTGCCGTTCCCTTCCGGGGGGGCGGCTGTCTTGCCCGTTTTCGCTTCACGCGCCGCGAGGCCGGAGAAGGGAGTGATCGCTACGGCAGGCAGGAAAGAGAATTTCGGCTACCGCCTGTGGCGGTATGACGGCGCTCCCGGGGAACTGATCCCGCTGCTCCAGTCGGCTCAGGATCATTTCGGATACATTCCCCGGAGGGCGATCAGCCACATATCCGGTGTCACGGGGATACCGGAGTCCGAGGTGTACGGCGTCATCACGTTCTACAGCCAGTTCAGGCTGCAGCCGATGGGCAAGTACGTGATCCGCGCCTGCGCGGGCACGGCGTGCCACGTATCCGGATCGCGGATGATCATCGAGACGATCCAGGACGAACTCGGCATCGAGGTCGGCGAAACGACGAAGGACGGCCTGTTCACGCTGAACACCGTCGCCTGCATCGGGTGCTGCTCGCTCGCCCCCGTCGTCATGATCAACGAGGATACGCACGGCCAGCTCACCCCCGCATCGCTGCGGAAGCTCCTCAGGGACTACCGCCGGCGCGAGGCGAAGGCGGCCGGCGAATCGTCCGCGGCGAGTTGCCGCGAGTCGGCCTGAGCGGGCCCGGTCGACGGATCCGGTACCAACGAACAGTCTGGAGTCCTTCCATGAAGAGAGTAATAGTCGGGATGAGCACGTGCGGGCTCTCGGCCGGCGCCCAGCAGACCTACGACGCGATCGCGGGGCTGCTCGAGTCCTCCCCGGGCGCTTTCGAGCTTTCCCGCACGGGTTGTATCGGCATGTGCTACCGCGAGCCGCTCGTGGAGATCCGCGACGGCGACGACCGCGTCATCTACGGCGACGTCACCCCCGAGCTCGCGGGCGAGATCGTCTCGCGCCACGTCCTCGGCGGCGAGGTCCTCGGCGACCACGTCGCGTACTCGATCGCCGCCGACGGAACGACCGGCGGCGACGAGAAGGTCTTCCACGATCTGCAGCACCGGATCGTGCTGCGCAACTGCGGGGTGATCGACCCGGAGTCGATCGAGGAGTACGAGGCGACCGGCGGATACGCGGCCGCCCGGAAGGCCCTCCTCGAAATGACGCCGGAGGAGATCGTCAGGGAGGTGTCGGAGGCCGGGCTGCGGGGCCGCGGAGGCGCGGGGTTCCCGACGGGGCTCAAGTGGTCCTTCGCCGCGAAGAACGCCGCCGACCGGAAGTACGTCGTCTGCAACGCCGACGAGGGCGATCCCGGCGCCTTCATGGACCGCTCCGTCCTCGAAGGCGATCCGCACGCCGTCCTCGAGGGGATGATCGTCTGCGGGCGCGCGATCGGCGCGAGCTACGGATACGTCTACTGCCGGGCCGAGTACCCGATGGCGATCCACCGCCTCACGATCGCCCTCGATGCGGCCCGCGAGAAGGGGTACCTCGGCACGAACATCCTCGGCTCGGGCTTCGATTTCGACATCAAGATCAAGCAGGGCGCCGGCGCGTTCGTCTGCGGCGAGGAGACCGCCCTCTTCGCGTCGATCGAGGGCGAGCGCGGGATGCCGCGCATCCGTCCCCCCTTCCCGGCCGAAAAGGGGCTCTGGCGGAAGCCGACGAACAACAACAACGTCGAGACCTACGCGAACGTTCCCTGGATCCTCATGAACGGGGCGGCCGGGTACAGAAAGTTCGGCACGGAGAAGAGCCCGGGGACGAAGGTCTTCGCGCTCGCCGGCAAGGTGCGCCACGGCGGTCTCGCCGAGGTGCCGATGGGGACGACGATCAACGACCTCGTCTTCAAGATCGGCGGCGGCATCAAGGCGGACAAGGAATTCAAGGCGGTCCAGATGGGCGGCCCCTCGGGGGGCTGCATCCCCGCCTCTCTCGGCGAAACGCCGGTCGATTTCGAGTCGATCCCGGCCACCGGCGCCATCATGGGCTCGGGCGGCATGGTCGTCCTCGACGAATCGACCTGCATGGTCGAGATGGCCCGCTTCTTCCTCGATTTCACGCAGAAGGAATCCTGCGGCAAGTGCACCTTCTGCCGCATCGGCACCCTGCGGATGCTCGAGGTGCTCGAGCGGATCACCAAGGGCGAGGGATGCGAGGGAGACGTCGCGAAGCTCGCCGAGCTCGGCGAGAAGATCAAGGAGGCGAGCCTCTGCGGTCTCGGCCAGACGGCGCCCAATCCCGTCCTCTCGACGATCCGGTATTACCGCAACGAGTACGACGCCCACATCGCCGATCGCCGGTGCCCGGCCGGCGATTGCCAGGCGCTCGTCGATTTCGTGATCGATCCCGAAAAATGCGTCGGCTGTACCGTCTGCGCGAAGAACTGCCCGGTCGACGCGATCTCGGGCGAACGGAAACAGCCGCACACGATCGATGTCGAGAAATGCGTCAAGTGCGGCAAGTGCGTGACGAGCTGCAATTTCGGCGCCGTGTACAAGCGGTAGGAGGAGCGAGGCCATGGAGAAGATCAACGTCACAATCAACGGACAGGAGATCGAGGCCGCTCCCGGGAAGACGATCCTCGAGGTGGTCAGGGAACTCGGCCTCGACGACATCCCCACCCTCTGCCACTCGGACGAGCTCGCGCCCTACGGTTCGTGCTTCCTCTGCGTCGTCGAGGTGAAGGGTCGGGCCAACCTCGTCCCCGCCTGCGCCACGCGCATCGCGCCGGGGATGGAAGTGGTCACGCGCAACGAGCGGATCGTCGCCTCGCGAAGGACCGCGCTGGAGCTGCTGCTCTCCAATCACTACGCCGACTGCGTCTCTCCCTGCATGGAGGGATGCCCGGCGAACGTCGACGCCCAGGGCTACATCGCCCTCTCGGCGATGGGGCTTCCGAAGAAGGCCGTCGATCTCATCCGCGAGGCCAACCCGCTTCCGGCCGTCTGCGGGCGCGTCTGCGTGCGCAAGTGCGAGGTCGTCTGCCGGCGCGAGGACGTCGACCGCGCCGTCGGCATCAACGCGATCAAGCGGCATGTCACCGACACGCCGGGCATCTACGACGCCGACCCGGCCCGGGAGCCCGACACGGGCAAGACGGTCGGGATCGTCGGCGCCGGGCCCGCGGGGCTCACCGCCGCGTGGTTCCTCGGCCGCAGGGGACACCGTGCCGTCATGTACGAGGCGATGCCCCGCTCGGGCGGCATGCTCCGCTACGGGATCCCCACCTACCGGCTCCCCGACGACGTCATCGACAACGAGGTCGATTACATCTGCCGCGCCGGCGCGGAGATCAAATACAACGTGCGCGTCGGGAAAGACGTCACGATGGAGGAGCTCAGGCGGAAGCACGACGCCGTCTTCGTCGCCAACGGCGCCTGGACGGGCAAGCCGATGCGCGTCGAGGGGGAGTTCGAGACCGAGGGCGTCGTCTCCGGCGTGGATTTCCTCGTCGAGAAGGCCGACGACCCCTCCCCCGTCGCGGGGACGGTCGTGGTGGTCGGCGGCGGCAACACCGCCATGGACGTGGCCCGGACCGCCTGGCGATGCGGCGCCGACAAGGTGATCATCCTCTATCGCCGCACGAAGGCCGAGATGCCCGCCGACGCGATGGAGATCGAGGACGCGATCGACGAGGGCATCGAGATACTCGAGCTCGCCGCTCCGATCGGGATCGTCGCCGAGAAGGGCCGTCTCAAGGCGCTCCGATGCCGGCGGATGAAGCTCGGCGAGCCGGACGACTCCGGCCGCCGCCGTCCCGTGCCGATCGAGGGATCCGAGTTCGACCAGCCCTGCCAGCTCGCCGTCGCGGCGATCGGGCAGGACACCGTCATGGACGGCCTCGCCGGCGACGGCGACGGCCCGGAACTGACGAGATGGAAGACCTTCGTCGTGGACACGGCGACGATGAAGACGAGCGTCGACGGCGTCTTCGCCGGCGGGGACGCCGCCGACGACGGGCCGACGGTCGTCATCGACGCGATCCGCGACGGCCAGCGCGCCGCGAGGGCGATCCACGCCTTCCTGACCGGCGAGAAGCCGGCCGCCGGACCGTTCGTGGTGCGCAAGGAATTCTGGAGCAAGCCCGGCACGGCCGAGCTCGGCGAGGTGCCCGAGAGCCCGCGCCACGAGGTTCACCTGATCGACGTCGAAAACCGCCGCGGCTCCTTCACGGAGGTGGCGACGGGCTTCGAGTACGAGGACAACGTCCACGAGACGGCCCGCTGCCTCTCCTGCGGCTGCGTGCGGTTCGAGGATTGCTCGCTCCGCCTCTACGCCGAGGAGTACGGCGTCGACATGGAGAAGTACAAGGGATACGTGCGCAAGCACAAGGTGGACGAGCGGCATCCGTACATCGTCTACGACCCGAACAAGTGCGTCCTCTGCTCGCGGTGCATCCGCACCTGCGCGCGCGTTTTGCCGATCTCGGCCATCGGCCTCGTCAACCGCGGATTCCGCACGGAGATGCGGCCCGCGATGAACGACCCGCTCGTCGAGACGAGCTGCGTGAGCTGCGGCAACTGCGTGGACGCCTGCCCGACGGGGGCGCTCACCGTCAAGTATCCCTTCGCCGGTCGCGCCTCGCTCGCCACCGTGGATGTGCCCACGCACTGCGGATTCTGTTCGCTCGCCTGCCCGATCACGGTGAAGCGGTTCGGCGACGGGCGGTATTACATCGGGCCGTCCGGGACGCCGGGCGAGTACCTCTGCCGCTACGGGCGGTTCGGGCACGAGCTCTTCGTCAAGCGCGCCCGCATCGCCGCCGCGGGGATCCGCGACGGCTCCGGGCGGCGCGCGGTGGAGACCTGCGACGCCCATCGCAGGATCGTCGCCGGGATGCGCGCCGCCGTCGCCGCCGGGGGCGCGGATGCCGTGGCCGTCTTCGTCTCGCCCGAGCTGACCAGCGAGGAACTCTACCTCGCGGGGCGGATCGCCCGCGAGGGGCTGGGCACGAACAACGTCGCATCCCTCTCGATCATCGGGACGGGCAACGAGGCGGGCGCGCTCGACGCGTCATTCGGATTCACCGCGTCCACGGCCGACCGGTCCTGCCTCGCCGACGCCGATCTCGTCGTCTGCAACAACACGTCGATGGAGTCGGACCACCTGGTCCTCGCCGTCGACGTCATCGACGCGGTCAGGCGGGGCGCGGGCATGATCGTCGCCAACTCGACGCTCGATCCGGCGGACCAGATCCTCTCGACTCTCGCGCTCGATCCGATGCGCGGCCGCGCCGCGATCCTCTGGAGCGGGGTCGCCCGCGTCCTGATCGACGAGGGGCACATCGCCGCCGACGTCGTCGGGAAGCTTCCCGGCGCGAAGGATCTCCTCGAGAAAGCCGCGGACGCCGCCGGGGCGGCATCGATGTCCGGCGTCGACGAGGAACGGATCCGCCGGGCGGCCGGACTCATCGCTGCGGCGAAACGGATCGTCTTCGTGCACAGCCCCGACCGGACGCAGGACGCGGCGACGGGCGACATGGCCGCGCTCGCCAACCTCGTCGTCTTGCTCCGCGCCGCCGGCGCCAGGGCCGACCTGCTGCTGCCGCGGAACATCGCGAACAGCGCGGCCCTCGAGGTGGCGGGAGCCGACCCGGCCTTCGCCGCGGGACGCGTCCCCAGTCCGGCAAACCTCGCCGGGGCGCGGAGCCACGCCGATCTCAGGCGGCGTCTCGACGACGGCCTGATCAGGGCGGCCTTCGTCATCGGCGAGGACCCGCTGGCCTGGGACAAGACCGGCGCATGGCTGCGGAACGTCGAGTTCCTCGCCGCGATGGACTGGACCGAGACCGAGACGACGAGTTCGGCCGACGTGGTCCTTCCCGGGTCCACCTGCCTGGAGACGGCGGGGACGCGATGCAACTTCGAGGGGCGGGTCGTCGAATACGCCCGCGCGGTCGAACCGCCCGCGGGCGTCTCGGGCCGCGAGATCCTCGGCGGCCTCGCGGCGGAATTCGGCATCGGGATCGACGGCGGCGACGCCGGCGGACTCCGACGCGCCGTCGCCGCGAACCTGGACGGCCTCGCGGCCTTCTACTGGAATACGGGAGAGGCGAGGACGGCCCCCGGCGGGGCGCGTCTCGTCGGGGTCGCCGCGGAGGTCGAATCCCCCGCGATACAGCCTCCCGTCACGCACGCGGAAAACTACAAGCGGGAGATCAGGGAGGTCGGGACGCAGCGCTACCGGGTGCGGTGACCGGATCGACACCGGCGCCCGGCCCGTTCCGG
The nucleotide sequence above comes from Candidatus Krumholzibacteriota bacterium. Encoded proteins:
- the nuoE gene encoding NADH-quinone oxidoreductase subunit NuoE yields the protein MWRYDGAPGELIPLLQSAQDHFGYIPRRAISHISGVTGIPESEVYGVITFYSQFRLQPMGKYVIRACAGTACHVSGSRMIIETIQDELGIEVGETTKDGLFTLNTVACIGCCSLAPVVMINEDTHGQLTPASLRKLLRDYRRREAKAAGESSAASCRESA
- a CDS encoding response regulator, which gives rise to MKGRVLIIDDEAEIRRNLTVGLTQEGYTAVACPDGISAIHELNAAREKGINYDYLVTDIFMPDIDGLKILKVIKIQYPEVPVLVITGFGDESLKLTALSEHNTGYLDKPFEIPDLVEALEALSPGSTDASVEAAKEEPAIRESVSAYLTIRITDPGRSMEIYQQLYDMPGVQSCEAVRGDFDIIVLAQGNSRNEIDDLFDRIGAMKGVEVVSVSRVERPKLDRDVDEFIDIYSQAVKQGEKTTPAKQPGTTSYIIVDVDPAQIQQIFTTVFFIDEVVFCDVIEDGAKLVGMITGQGAVGKTPRIIEKLSQIDGVLRVREAKVIKMYD
- a CDS encoding ribonucleoside triphosphate reductase, translating into MDVLTPGERQDAAAGGTVGFDTIRKRDGRLVPFDASKITSAIIKAGRATGEFDEETARRLSIRVLTLTQAIIEGDVPMVEQIQDMVEEVLLASPFKKTAKAYILYRDQHARIREMVQKADLDLIDSYLEKLDWKVRENSNMAYSLQGLNNYISSEISKVYWLNKIYTPEVREAHLDGALHIHDLGLLSVYCVGWDLQDLLLSGFQGARGKAESKPAKHFRTALGQIVNFFYTLQGEAAGAQAFSNFDTLLAPFIRFDGLDYERVKQCLQEFVFNVNVPTRVGFQTPFTNLTLDLQPPSTLAGQHVIVGGEYREEVYGDFREEMTMLNRAFLEVLSEGDAKGRVFTFPIPTYNIAPDFDWDAPGLERLWDVTAKYGIPYFANFVNSDMSPDDARSMCCRLRLDLRTLEKRGGGLFGANPLTGSIGVVTINMPRLGHLSADEDEFLRRLGHLMEIGRTSLETKRKVLERFTDNDLYPYTKFYLRNMKERNDSYWHNHFSTIGLVGMNEACLNLLGVDIGTPAGSGFAGRVLDFMRDRLMRFQEETGNIYNLEATPAEGTAYRLARLDRQLYPEIRCANEREVVDGAEPVYSNSTQLPVNYTDDIFTVFDLQDELQAKYTGGTVLHVFLGEAAADPSAVKSFVRRVCDRYRLPYFTLSPTFSVCPTHGYLKGRSDTCPECGAETEVYSRVVGYLRPINQWNEGKQAEFELRRNFTIGV
- a CDS encoding NADH-quinone oxidoreductase subunit NuoF; the protein is MKRVIVGMSTCGLSAGAQQTYDAIAGLLESSPGAFELSRTGCIGMCYREPLVEIRDGDDRVIYGDVTPELAGEIVSRHVLGGEVLGDHVAYSIAADGTTGGDEKVFHDLQHRIVLRNCGVIDPESIEEYEATGGYAAARKALLEMTPEEIVREVSEAGLRGRGGAGFPTGLKWSFAAKNAADRKYVVCNADEGDPGAFMDRSVLEGDPHAVLEGMIVCGRAIGASYGYVYCRAEYPMAIHRLTIALDAAREKGYLGTNILGSGFDFDIKIKQGAGAFVCGEETALFASIEGERGMPRIRPPFPAEKGLWRKPTNNNNVETYANVPWILMNGAAGYRKFGTEKSPGTKVFALAGKVRHGGLAEVPMGTTINDLVFKIGGGIKADKEFKAVQMGGPSGGCIPASLGETPVDFESIPATGAIMGSGGMVVLDESTCMVEMARFFLDFTQKESCGKCTFCRIGTLRMLEVLERITKGEGCEGDVAKLAELGEKIKEASLCGLGQTAPNPVLSTIRYYRNEYDAHIADRRCPAGDCQALVDFVIDPEKCVGCTVCAKNCPVDAISGERKQPHTIDVEKCVKCGKCVTSCNFGAVYKR
- a CDS encoding FAD-dependent oxidoreductase, yielding MEKINVTINGQEIEAAPGKTILEVVRELGLDDIPTLCHSDELAPYGSCFLCVVEVKGRANLVPACATRIAPGMEVVTRNERIVASRRTALELLLSNHYADCVSPCMEGCPANVDAQGYIALSAMGLPKKAVDLIREANPLPAVCGRVCVRKCEVVCRREDVDRAVGINAIKRHVTDTPGIYDADPAREPDTGKTVGIVGAGPAGLTAAWFLGRRGHRAVMYEAMPRSGGMLRYGIPTYRLPDDVIDNEVDYICRAGAEIKYNVRVGKDVTMEELRRKHDAVFVANGAWTGKPMRVEGEFETEGVVSGVDFLVEKADDPSPVAGTVVVVGGGNTAMDVARTAWRCGADKVIILYRRTKAEMPADAMEIEDAIDEGIEILELAAPIGIVAEKGRLKALRCRRMKLGEPDDSGRRRPVPIEGSEFDQPCQLAVAAIGQDTVMDGLAGDGDGPELTRWKTFVVDTATMKTSVDGVFAGGDAADDGPTVVIDAIRDGQRAARAIHAFLTGEKPAAGPFVVRKEFWSKPGTAELGEVPESPRHEVHLIDVENRRGSFTEVATGFEYEDNVHETARCLSCGCVRFEDCSLRLYAEEYGVDMEKYKGYVRKHKVDERHPYIVYDPNKCVLCSRCIRTCARVLPISAIGLVNRGFRTEMRPAMNDPLVETSCVSCGNCVDACPTGALTVKYPFAGRASLATVDVPTHCGFCSLACPITVKRFGDGRYYIGPSGTPGEYLCRYGRFGHELFVKRARIAAAGIRDGSGRRAVETCDAHRRIVAGMRAAVAAGGADAVAVFVSPELTSEELYLAGRIAREGLGTNNVASLSIIGTGNEAGALDASFGFTASTADRSCLADADLVVCNNTSMESDHLVLAVDVIDAVRRGAGMIVANSTLDPADQILSTLALDPMRGRAAILWSGVARVLIDEGHIAADVVGKLPGAKDLLEKAADAAGAASMSGVDEERIRRAAGLIAAAKRIVFVHSPDRTQDAATGDMAALANLVVLLRAAGARADLLLPRNIANSAALEVAGADPAFAAGRVPSPANLAGARSHADLRRRLDDGLIRAAFVIGEDPLAWDKTGAWLRNVEFLAAMDWTETETTSSADVVLPGSTCLETAGTRCNFEGRVVEYARAVEPPAGVSGREILGGLAAEFGIGIDGGDAGGLRRAVAANLDGLAAFYWNTGEARTAPGGARLVGVAAEVESPAIQPPVTHAENYKREIREVGTQRYRVR